From Xiphophorus hellerii strain 12219 chromosome 6, Xiphophorus_hellerii-4.1, whole genome shotgun sequence, the proteins below share one genomic window:
- the LOC116720915 gene encoding zinc finger protein 572-like has product MCSVAGCNSSRRSAQRFKLPEDPEERLEWVMFIAKVNKQCFKESSWTDISVCSEHFPDDCLVNVNDRVQLKPCAVPSLCLSMGAEKSSEWEAATEDATSSIISEVPEIDAVLDEESDPIDESVESSDSGEIDSDEDWKPARGVFPVKLFPAKQSNDSVDHIDYCDYLSLTPIHSQLCTDCGRFFDRRKPHTCEHKVKPYSCYICGKRCVNEVALNFHSRIHNEDYEFNCKFCNVTFKLKADKFAHEQIHITQGKPYKCPDCLETFATNKERRIHLENHRGTIELKCRFCGVEFFRALSIQRHLLIHTGAKPYKCSVCQRGFNQSSHLKSHMRLHTGERPYKCQHCDKCFNHNVSLKNHIQRYHLVHSGPEAKTDTKINQKIDANSSKSNMFSKSINQDLDSDEEEQDTDYDAQISDDETRMEGFYRPKTRRRGTGRPIGRPKNFESNAEETGKLNGKRQK; this is encoded by the exons ATGTGCTCAGTTGCTGGATGTAATTCGTCGCGTCGCAGTGCGCAGCGATTTAAATTACCAGAAGATCCGGAGGAGAGACTGGAATGGGTCATGTTTATAGCTAAAGTCAACAAGCAGTGTTTTAAGGAGTCATCATGGACTGATATCTCAGTTTGTAGCGAACACTTTCCAGACGACTGTCTTGTTAATGTCAATGACAGAGTCCAGCTGAAGCCCTGTGCTGTTCCGTCATTGTGTTTAAGTATGGGAGCCGAGAAGAGCTCTGAGTGGGAG GCTGCAACAGAAGATGCAACCTCCAGCATCATCTCAGAGGTTCCCGAGATTGATGCTGTTCTTGATGAGGAGAGTGACCCTATAGATGAATCAGTGGAATCAAGCGATTCGGGTGAAATAGACTCGGACGAGGACTGGAAGCCAGCGCGGGGTGTTTTCCCTGTGAAACTATTTCCTGCGAAACAAAGCAATGATTCTGTAGACCATATTGATTACTGCGATTATCTTTCACTCACCCCCATACACAGCCAACTCTGCACAGACTGTGGAAGGTTCTTTGATAGACGAAAACCTCATACCTGTGAGCACAAAGTGAAGCCTTATTCCTGTTACATTTGTGGGAAAAGATGTGTCAATGAGGTGGCTTTGAATTTTCACAGCAGAATTCATAATGAGGACTATGAGTTTAATTGCAAATTCTGCAATGTTACGTTTAAGTTGAAGGCAGACAAATTTGCACATGAGCAGATCCATATAACCCAAGGGAAACCGTACAAATGTCCAGACTGCTTGGAGACTTTTGCCACAAACAAGGAACGCAGAATCCACCTGGAAAATCACAGAGGGACAATAGAGTTAAAATGTCGCTTCTGTGGGGTTGAGTTCTTCCGTGCTCTTTCCATTCAGAGACATTTATTGATCCACACTGGCGCAAAACCATACAAGTGTTCAGTTTGCCAGCGTGGCTTCAACCAGTCAAGTCATTTGAAGTCTCACATGCGCCTGCACACTGGGGAGAGGCCTTACAAGTGTCAGCACTGTGACAAGTGCTTTAATCACAACGTGAGCTTAAAGAATCACATCCAACGTTATCATCTTGTACATTCTGGACCAGAAGCAAAGAcagatacaaaaataaaccaaaaaatagATGCTAACAGTTCTAAATCTAACATGTTCAGTAAAAGTATAAACCAGGATCTTGacagtgatgaagaggaacAGGACACAGATTATGATGCACAGATTAGTGACGATGAGACTCGAATGGAAGGGTTTTACAGACCTAAAACTAGAAGAAGGGGCACAGGTAGACCAATAGGGCGACCTAAAAACTTTGAATCAAATGCTGAGGAAACTGGAAAGTTAAATGGGAagaggcagaaataa
- the LOC116721951 gene encoding angiomotin-like 2a — translation MSSTEEPSGTVLHRLIQEQLRYGNPTDTRTLLAIQQQALRGGGGSGSNSGPSSGGEMSRTPRSSLESLTQEDPLLPHLSARQEPQGQEHQGDYHHSESGYHLHGEKLPTYEQAKAHSQYLSSHWAHRQLHEGQLVLHDGSFHEEADLLEPKCSHVRSLSEHLMQMSLERQDAAAKAASIKISSHSYPELPYYTPQCLQRMGQNADKRSPPPEYCSPMQGQGFIPHQIQEQVQAQPQRYVQSEQPGDVPSYNTFNSLPPAGLEEPNQVELLVMENERLRQELEAHREKTGRIQKLEQEIQRISEAYETLMQGSSKRENLEQTLRRRLVAEIRRLQDFNRDLRENLEKARTHVAKEVEVADHNQHIMAKLLEQNEEQNAERERMEREMQRLRSTVEEQGLRTKRLEDALEAARGRGRQLEDELRRKRAYVEKVERLQSALAQLQSTCEKRESLEMKLRTRLEQELRSLRAQQRQSQPPGLTVNSLQERLREREERILALEADMVRWEQKYLEESTMRQFAMEVAATAAAQRDTTIINHSPCHSSNNSFNEDLPLPDHRNQEMENRIRALYAQILEKDAVIKILNQRLHQDQSQKDEQSPRTNLLNTVGAPLRPASSTPSISTACSKIKGKNLSDDQTLPVRQFSAQSEPSTLEKQPEETKPTEGTSTTKLSNDKAAPKKMLSNPFRGLDDLESEAVEIFI, via the exons ATGTCGTCCACTGAGGAGCCGTCTGGCACGGTCCTACACCGGCTCATCCAGGAGCAGCTCCGCTACGGAAACCCCACGGACACCCGCACTTTACTGGCTATCCAGCAGCAGGCCCTGCGTGGAGGCGGAGGCAGTGGAAGCAATAGTGGACCCAGCAGTGGGGGTGAAATGAGCAGGACCCCCAGGTCTTCTCTAGAAAGCCTCACTCAGGAGGATCCGCTGCTTCCCCACCTCTCAGCGAGGCAAGAGCCGCAGGGCCAGGAGCACCAAGGGGACTACCATCACTCAGAAAGCGGCTATCATCTGCACGGGGAAAAGCTGCCAACCTATGAGCAGGCCAAAGCACATTCCCAGTACCTGTCCTCTCACTGGGCCCACAGGCAGCTCCATGAGGGGCAGCTCGTGTTGCACGATGGATCCTTCCATGAAGAAGCAGATCTGTTGGAGCCAAAATGCAGCCACGTGCGTTCACTCAGCGAGCATCTCATGCAGATGTCTCTGGAGAGACAAGATGCAGCAGCCAAAGCTGCGTCCATCAAAATCAGCTCCCACAGCTACCCGGAGCTCCCCTACTACACCCCACAGTGCCTTCAGAGGATGGGGCAAAACGCAGACAAACGCAGCCCACCCCCAGAATACTGCAGCCCCATGCAGGGTCAGGGTTTTATCCCTCACCAGATCCAGGAACAAGTGCAAGCTCAGCCCCAAAG ATATGTCCAGTCTGAACAGCCAGGAGACGTACCCAGCTACAACACATTCAACAGCCTGCCACCTGCTGGCTTGGAGGAACCTAACCAGGTGGAGCTCTTGGTGATGGAGAATGAGAGACTCAGACAAGAACTGGAAGCTCACCGGGAGAAAACTGGCCGCATTCAAAAG ctggagcaggagattcAGCGCATTTCCGAGGCTTACGAGACACTGATGCAGGGCAGCAGTAAGAGGGAAAACCTGGAGCAGACACTGAGGAGGAGGCTGGTGGCCGAGATCAGGAGGCTGCAGGATTTCAACAGAGATCTCAGAG aaaacctggaaaaagcCAGGACGCATGTTGCAAAAGAAGTAGAGGTGGCTGACCACAACCAGCACATCATGGCCAAACTCCTTGAACAAA atgaggAGCAGAATGCTGAGCGGGAGCGTATGGAGCGGGAGATGCAGCGCCTACGATCGACAGTGGAGGAGCAGGGCCTCAGGACAAAGCGGCTTGAGGACGCTCTGGAGGCGGCTCGGGGACGAGGGCGTCAGCTCGAGGATGagctgaggaggaagagggcgTACGTAGAGAAAGTGGAGAGGCTCCAGAGCGCGCTGGCTCAGCTGCAGTCAACGTGCGAGAAGAGGGAGAGCCTAGAGATGAAGCTCAGGACGAGGTTGGAGCAGGAGCTGAGGAGTCTGAGGGCTCAGCAG AGGCAGTCTCAGCCGCCGGGACTGACTGTGAATTCGCTCCAAGAGCGCCTGCGTGAGCGCGAGGAGCGGATTCTGGCCCTCGAAGCCGACATGGTGCGTTGGGAACAGAAGTACCTGGAGGAGAGCACCATGAGGCAGTTTGCCATGGAGGTGGCTgccactgctgctgctcagag aGACACCACCATCATTAACCACTCACCCTGCCACTCCTCTAACAACAGCTTTAACGAGGATCTGCCACTTCCCGATCACAGGAATCAGGAAATGGAAAACAG AATTCGAGCCCTTTATGCTCAGATACTGGAAAAAGATGCTGTGATAAAGATTCTCAACCAGCGGCTGCATCAGGATCAAAGTCAGAAGGATGAGCAGAGTCCTCGAACAAACCTCCTGAACACGGTGGGAGCTCCACTCCGACCGGCTTCCTCCACTCCCTCCATCAGCACAGCTTGCTCCAAGATTAAAG GCAAAAATCTGTCAGACGATCAGACTTTGCCAGTCCGTCAGTTCTCTGCCCAGTCTGAACCTTCAACGCTCGAAAAGCAGCCGGAGGAAACCAAACCTACAGAGGGAACCAGCACAACTAAGCTAAGCAACG ACAAGGCAGCACCGAAGAAGATGCTGTCAAATCCCTTCAGAGGCCTGGATGATCTGGAGTCGGAGGCAGTGGAAattttcatttaa